From Labeo rohita strain BAU-BD-2019 chromosome 18, IGBB_LRoh.1.0, whole genome shotgun sequence, the proteins below share one genomic window:
- the LOC127180824 gene encoding extracellular calcium-sensing receptor, whose protein sequence is MSVFLYIVLIFQLHAKAEQPLCRMMGDPKYPLLSKDGDVNIGALFSVHSIEILPSFKYTQKPQLLSCSSVSLRDFRMAQTMIFAIEEINISQSLLPNISVGYRIYDTCGSRMSSMSATMALMNGPEFTAVDRCNGQSPIHAIIGETESSATVILSRTAGPFKIPVISPSASCECLSNKKDYPSFFRTIASDYHQSRALAYIVKHFGWSWVGAVNTDNDYGNNGMTIFLNTAQEEGICVEYSVKFYRTEPDKLQKVVETIKKGTAKVIVAFLTSSEMYNLLEQLSIQNITGLQMIGVEGWITAKSLITPNSFHVLGGSLGFAVRKIDIEGFADYVIKAFWETVFPCSQTKGNSSQYAVNCNIYQDLLLLKNYNEDVPEQRYSSNVYKAVYAIAHSLHNLLMCKKQTGCEKGLEIKPQQVVEALKKVNFTVKMGDRVWFDSTGATVAQYEVVNWQRDSNGSIQFKAVGYYDASLPLDQRFVLNTKNIIWAGGQIEKPRSVCSESCPPGTRKAAQKGRPVCCYDCVPCAEGEISNETDSNNCKQCPDEYWSNAEKNKCVLKTVEFLSFTEVMGIVLVFFSLFGAGLTVLMAILFYSKKDTPIVKANNSELSFLLLFSLALCFLCSLTFIGRPTEWSCMLRHTAFGITFVLCISCVLGKTIVVLMAFKATLPGSNVMKWFGPAQQRLSVLAFTLIQVLICVLWLKISPPFPYKNLKYYNEKIVLECSLGSTVGFWAVLGYIGLLAVLCFILAFLARKLPDNFNEAKFITFSMLIFCAVWITFIPSYVSPPGKFTVAVEIFAILASSFGLLFCIFVPKCYIILWKPEQNTKQHLMGKASI, encoded by the exons atgtctgtctttctttacaTAGTGCTTATCTTTCAACTACATGCAAAGGCAGAACAGCCTCTTTGCCGAATGATGGGAGACCCTAAGTACCCACTGTTATCAAAGGATGGAGATGTAAATATTGGAGCACTGTTTTCAGTCCACAGTATAGAAATATTACCTTCATTTAAGTATACACAAAAACCTCAGCTTCTATCATGCTCAAg tgtgagtCTTAGAGATTTTAGAATGGCTCAGACCATGATTTTTGCCATTGAGGAGATTAACATAAGTCAAAGTTTGTTACCAAATATTTCTGTTGGCTACCGAATTTATGATACCTGTGGTTCAAGAATGTCTTCTATGAGTGCAACTATGGCATTGATGAATGGTCCAGAATTTACAGCAGTAGACAGATGCAATGGACAGTCTCCTATACATGCTATCATAGGAGAAACAGAGTCATCTGCAACAGTAATTCTGTCCAGAACTGCAGGACCTTTTAAAATTCCTGTG atAAGTCCCTCAGCCTCATGTGAATGCCTCAGTAATAAGAAAGATTACCCCTCTTTCTTCAGGACTATTGCTAGTGATTACCACCAGAGCAGAGCACTTGCATACATAGTCAAGCACTTTGGCTGGTCTTGGGTGGGAGCTGTGAACACAGACAATGACTATGGAAACAATGGGATGACAATATTTCTGAATACAGCCCAGGAGGAGGGAATTTGTGTGGAGTATTCTGTGAAATTCTACCGAACAGAGCCTGACAAACTCCAAAAAGTGGTGGAGACAATTAAAAAAGGCACTGCAAAAGTGATTGTTGCATTTCTTACAAGTTCTGAAATGTACAATCTACTAGAGCAGCTAAGTATTCAGAACATTACAGGCCTCCAAATGATTGGAGTGGAGGGATGGATAACTGCAAAGAGTTTGATCACTCCGAACAGTTTTCATGTGCTGGGAGGGTCACTGGGGTTTGCAGTAAGAAAAATTGATATTGAAGGTTTTGCAGATTATGTTATAAAAGCTTTCTGGGAAACGGTTTTTCCATGCTCACAGACTAAGGGAAATTCTTCTCAATATGCAGTAAATTGCAACATATATCAAGATCTACTGTTGCTGAAAAACTACAATGAAGATGTTCCCGAACAAAGATATTCGAGCAATGTCTACAAAGCAGTTTATGCCATAGCTCACTCACTACACAATCTACTcatgtgcaaaaaacaaacaggttGTGAGAAAGGCCTGGAAATAAAACCACAGCag GTTGTTGAGGCTCTTAAAAAGGtcaatttcactgtaaaaatggGAGATCGTGTGTGGTTTGACAGCACTGGTGCCACTGTAGCCCAATATGAAGTTGTGAACTGGCAGAGGGACTCAAATGGATCAATCCAATTTAAAGCAGTGGGATACTATGATGCCTCACTCCCCCTTGACCAGCGCTTTGTGCTCAATACTAAAAACATAATCTGGGCTGGAGGACAAATTGAG AAGCCAAGGTCTGTGTGCAGTGAGAGCTGTCCTCCAGGCACTAGGAAGGCTGCACAGAAAGGAAGACCTGTCTGCTGTTATGATTGTGTTCCATGTGCAGAAGGGGAAATCAGTAATGAGACAG ATTCAAATAACTGCAAGCAGTGTCCAGATGAATACTGGTCTAATgctgagaaaaataaatgtgtgttaaaGACTGTAGAGTTTCTGTCATTCACAGAAGTTATGGGTATAGTGCTAGTCTTTTTCTCATTGTTTGGAGCAGGATTAACTGTGCTGATGGCCATCCTCTTTTACAGCAAGAAGGACACCCCCATAGTAAAAGCCAACAACTCAGAGCTGAGCTTTCTGCTGCTTTTCTCATTGGCTCTGTGTTTTCTCTGTTCACTTACTTTCATCGGTCGTCCCACAGAGTGGTCCTGTATGTTGCGTCATACAGCATTTGGGATCACTTTTGTCCTTTGTATCTCTTGTGTTCTGGGGAAAACAATAGTGGTGTTAATGGCTTTCAAGGCTACACTTCCAGGAAGTAATGTCATGAAATGGTTTGGGCCTGCACAACAACGACTCAGTGTTCTTGCCTTTACACTTATACAGGTTCTTATCTGTGTGCTTTGGCTAAAAATATCACCTCCATTTCcatataaaaatttgaaatattataatgaaaaGATTGTTCTTGAGTGCAGTCTTGGCTCTACAGTAGGTTTCTGGGCTGTGTTAGGTTATATTGGCCTTCTGGCTGTCTTGTGCTTCATTCTGGCTTTTCTGGCTCGCAAGCTGCCTGATAACTTCAATGAAGCCAAATTCATCACATTCAGTATGCTCATATTCTGTGCTGTATGGATCACATTTATTCCATCTTATGTCAGTCCTCCTGGAAAATTTACTGTAGCTGTGGAGATATTTGCCATTTTAGCGTCAAGCTTTGGTTTActattttgcatatttgtacCTAAATGTTACATAATTCTGTGGAAACCTGAGCAAAATACAAAGCAACATCTGATGGGAAAAGCTTCCATATAA